A window from Salvia miltiorrhiza cultivar Shanhuang (shh) chromosome 2, IMPLAD_Smil_shh, whole genome shotgun sequence encodes these proteins:
- the LOC131011316 gene encoding uncharacterized protein LOC131011316 isoform X2, which produces MSRIILSPHLIPSVSSASLSVAHKFPILFQWPHLSKPPLSTLLFSRRFSAAKISMSLRAGIVGLPNVGKSTLFNAVVENGKAQAANFPFCTIEPNVGIVAVPDPRLNVLSELSKSQRGVPASIEFVDIAGLVKGASQGEGLGNKFLSHIREVDSILQVVRCFEDNDIVHVSGKVDPKSDIDVINLELVFSDVDQVEKRLDKLRKGKAKDTQSKMKEEAEKSALEKIEKALMDGKPARSVSLTDFEKDAVRHLCLLTMKPVIYVANVAESDLADPGNNSLVKEVMNLASELESGLITVSAQVEAELSELVPEERIEYLTSLGVKESGLGNLIRATYSLLGLRTYFTSGEKETKAWTIRAGMTAPKAAGVIHSDFERGFIRAETVAYDDFVAAGSFSAAREKGLLRSEGKDYVVQEGDVMLFRFNV; this is translated from the exons ATGTCGAGAATAATTCTGAGCCCTCATTTGATTCCTTCAGTATCATCAGCATCATTATCTGTTGCTCACAAGTTTCCTATCCTATTCCAATGGCCGCATCTCTCCAAACCCCCTCTGTCGACGCTCTTATTCAGCCGCCGCTTCTCCGCCGCCAAGATAAGCATGAGCTTGCGAGCCGGCATTGTTGGTCTCCCCAACGTCGGCAAGTCCACTCTCTTCAACGCCGTT GTTGAAAATGGAAAGGCTCAGGCTGCAAATTTTCCATTTTGTACAATAGAACCGAATGTGGGGATTGTTGCTGTTCCGGATCCACGCCTCAATGTACTTTCAGAGCTCAGCAAATCTCAGCGAGGAGTCCCAGCATCCATTGAGTTTGTCGACATTGCTGGTCTTGTAAAGGGAGCTAGTCAAGGGGAG GGTTTGGGTAATAAGTTCTTATCACATATTCGTGAAGTGGATTCTATACTCCAA GTGGTGCGTTGTTTTGAAGATAATGACATTGTTCATGTAAGCGGAAAAGTTGATCCAAAATCTGATATCGACGTCATCAATTTAGAGTTGGTATTTTCAGATGTAGATCAG GTTGAGAAAAGATTGGATAAGCTCAGGAAAGGCAAAGCCAAAGACACACAATCCAAAATGAAG GAGGAAGCAGAGAAGTCTGCTCTGGAAAAAATCGAGAAGGCACTCATGGATGGAAAACCAGCACGATCAGTTTCTTTGACAGATTTTGAAAAGGATGCAGTGAGGCATCTTTGTTTACTTACTATGAAACCTGTTATATACGTAGCGAATGTTGCAGAATCTGATCTAGCTGATCCTGGAAACAATTCTCTTGTTAAAGAAGTCATGAACCTTGCTTCTGAGTTAGAATCTGGACTAATAACTGTCTCAGCACAG GTTGAGGCAGAACTTAGTGAATTGGTACCAGAAGAAAGAATTGAATACTTGACATCTCTTGGAGTTAAAGAAAGTGGGCTGGGAAATCTCATAAGGGCAACATACAGCCTTCTAGGACTGCGCACTTATTTCACTTCTGGCGAGAAG GAAACAAAAGCCTGGACCATACGAGCAG GAATGACTGCACCGAAAGCAGCTGGTGTTATTCATTCCGACTTTGAGAGGGGCTTTATTAGAGCTGAAACG GTTGCCTATGATGATTTTGTTGCTGCTGGTTCATTTTCGGCCGCAAGGGAGAAGGGTCTG TTGAGATCTGAGGGTAAAGATTATGTCGTGCAAGAAGGGGATGTGATGCTATTTAGGTTTAACGTCTAA
- the LOC131011316 gene encoding uncharacterized protein LOC131011316 isoform X1, with product MSRIILSPHLIPSVSSASLSVAHKFPILFQWPHLSKPPLSTLLFSRRFSAAKISMSLRAGIVGLPNVGKSTLFNAVVENGKAQAANFPFCTIEPNVGIVAVPDPRLNVLSELSKSQRGVPASIEFVDIAGLVKGASQGEGLGNKFLSHIREVDSILQVVRCFEDNDIVHVSGKVDPKSDIDVINLELVFSDVDQVEKRLDKLRKGKAKDTQSKMKEEAEKSALEKIEKALMDGKPARSVSLTDFEKDAVRHLCLLTMKPVIYVANVAESDLADPGNNSLVKEVMNLASELESGLITVSAQVEAELSELVPEERIEYLTSLGVKESGLGNLIRATYSLLGLRTYFTSGEKETKAWTIRAGMTAPKAAGVIHSDFERGFIRAETVAYDDFVAAGSFSAAREKGLVSRCSVLSSYSYGYCINLIGCNLFLNESSNSPTPKPQ from the exons ATGTCGAGAATAATTCTGAGCCCTCATTTGATTCCTTCAGTATCATCAGCATCATTATCTGTTGCTCACAAGTTTCCTATCCTATTCCAATGGCCGCATCTCTCCAAACCCCCTCTGTCGACGCTCTTATTCAGCCGCCGCTTCTCCGCCGCCAAGATAAGCATGAGCTTGCGAGCCGGCATTGTTGGTCTCCCCAACGTCGGCAAGTCCACTCTCTTCAACGCCGTT GTTGAAAATGGAAAGGCTCAGGCTGCAAATTTTCCATTTTGTACAATAGAACCGAATGTGGGGATTGTTGCTGTTCCGGATCCACGCCTCAATGTACTTTCAGAGCTCAGCAAATCTCAGCGAGGAGTCCCAGCATCCATTGAGTTTGTCGACATTGCTGGTCTTGTAAAGGGAGCTAGTCAAGGGGAG GGTTTGGGTAATAAGTTCTTATCACATATTCGTGAAGTGGATTCTATACTCCAA GTGGTGCGTTGTTTTGAAGATAATGACATTGTTCATGTAAGCGGAAAAGTTGATCCAAAATCTGATATCGACGTCATCAATTTAGAGTTGGTATTTTCAGATGTAGATCAG GTTGAGAAAAGATTGGATAAGCTCAGGAAAGGCAAAGCCAAAGACACACAATCCAAAATGAAG GAGGAAGCAGAGAAGTCTGCTCTGGAAAAAATCGAGAAGGCACTCATGGATGGAAAACCAGCACGATCAGTTTCTTTGACAGATTTTGAAAAGGATGCAGTGAGGCATCTTTGTTTACTTACTATGAAACCTGTTATATACGTAGCGAATGTTGCAGAATCTGATCTAGCTGATCCTGGAAACAATTCTCTTGTTAAAGAAGTCATGAACCTTGCTTCTGAGTTAGAATCTGGACTAATAACTGTCTCAGCACAG GTTGAGGCAGAACTTAGTGAATTGGTACCAGAAGAAAGAATTGAATACTTGACATCTCTTGGAGTTAAAGAAAGTGGGCTGGGAAATCTCATAAGGGCAACATACAGCCTTCTAGGACTGCGCACTTATTTCACTTCTGGCGAGAAG GAAACAAAAGCCTGGACCATACGAGCAG GAATGACTGCACCGAAAGCAGCTGGTGTTATTCATTCCGACTTTGAGAGGGGCTTTATTAGAGCTGAAACG GTTGCCTATGATGATTTTGTTGCTGCTGGTTCATTTTCGGCCGCAAGGGAGAAGGGTCTGGTAAGTCGATGCTCTGTTCTAAGTTCTTATTCCTATGGCTACTGCATTAATTTAATAGGCTGCAACTTGTTTCTCAATGAATCGTCAAATTCTCCCACCCCCAAGCCCCAGTGA